From the Archangium lipolyticum genome, one window contains:
- a CDS encoding protein adenylyltransferase SelO: MPQFTSQFIESTPGDPLSDTRPRQVHGALWSKVQPTPVSAPRLVAFSPEVVRLLGLDEAALQSAEWVQVLSGNALWPGMVPYSANYGGHQFGNWAGQLGDGRAIVLGELLAPDGGRYELQLKGAGRTPYSRRADGRAVLRSSIREFLCSEAMHHLGVPTTRALSLVATGDTVIRDMFYDGHPEAEPGAIVCRVAPSFLRFGNFELCTSRGDVALLQKLADYTVTQFFPELGKPSKDTYAAFFGEVARRTAKLIAHWQAVGFVHGVMNTDNMSILGLTIDYGPYGWIDDFDPGWTPNTTDADQRRYRYGNQPAIGMWNVERLGVALMPLLEGDETLIEAGLLEYDRTFETELAARFAAKLGLSSLGDKADFDLVNGCIAWLAEEETDMTLFFRGLSRVVTAPAAPVEFPAVLREAFYGQVPEPHLAKGLQWLTTWWQRTRREGVAPAELARRMDAVNPKYVLRNYLAQEAIDAAHAGDNSKVHALLDVMRRPFDEQPGREAYAARRPDWARSKPGCSALSCSS, encoded by the coding sequence TCACTTCTCAGTTCATCGAATCGACTCCCGGTGACCCGCTCTCCGACACGCGGCCGCGCCAGGTGCACGGGGCGCTCTGGTCGAAGGTACAGCCCACTCCAGTCTCGGCCCCTCGATTGGTCGCATTCTCCCCCGAGGTGGTGCGCCTGCTGGGACTGGACGAGGCGGCACTCCAGTCCGCCGAGTGGGTTCAGGTCCTCTCCGGAAACGCACTGTGGCCGGGCATGGTGCCGTACTCGGCCAACTACGGTGGGCATCAGTTCGGCAATTGGGCGGGACAACTGGGGGATGGCCGCGCCATCGTGCTGGGCGAGCTGCTGGCTCCCGACGGCGGGCGCTACGAGTTGCAGCTCAAGGGAGCGGGCCGGACGCCCTACTCGCGCCGCGCCGATGGGCGCGCGGTGCTGCGCTCCTCCATTCGTGAGTTCCTGTGCAGCGAGGCCATGCACCACCTGGGCGTGCCCACCACCCGCGCGCTGTCGCTCGTCGCCACCGGAGACACGGTCATCCGGGACATGTTCTACGACGGGCATCCCGAAGCCGAGCCCGGTGCCATCGTCTGCCGCGTCGCTCCGAGCTTCCTGCGCTTCGGCAACTTCGAGCTGTGCACCAGCCGGGGGGACGTGGCGCTGCTCCAGAAGCTCGCGGACTACACGGTGACGCAGTTCTTCCCGGAGCTCGGCAAGCCGTCGAAGGACACCTACGCCGCCTTCTTCGGCGAGGTGGCGCGACGCACCGCGAAGCTCATCGCGCATTGGCAGGCGGTGGGCTTCGTCCACGGCGTCATGAACACCGACAACATGTCCATCCTCGGCCTCACCATCGACTACGGCCCCTACGGTTGGATCGACGACTTCGACCCGGGATGGACGCCGAACACCACGGACGCCGACCAGCGCCGGTACCGCTATGGCAATCAGCCCGCCATCGGGATGTGGAATGTCGAGCGGCTCGGGGTCGCGCTGATGCCGCTCCTCGAAGGCGATGAGACCCTGATCGAAGCGGGGCTGCTCGAGTACGATCGCACGTTCGAGACGGAGCTGGCGGCCCGGTTCGCGGCCAAGCTGGGGCTGTCCTCACTCGGGGACAAAGCCGACTTCGACCTGGTGAACGGGTGCATCGCGTGGCTCGCCGAGGAAGAGACGGACATGACCCTCTTCTTCCGCGGCCTGTCCCGCGTGGTGACCGCACCGGCGGCTCCCGTCGAGTTCCCGGCCGTGCTGCGCGAGGCCTTCTACGGGCAGGTTCCCGAGCCCCATCTGGCCAAGGGCCTCCAATGGCTGACCACCTGGTGGCAGCGCACGAGGCGTGAGGGTGTGGCTCCCGCCGAGCTGGCGCGCCGGATGGACGCGGTGAATCCGAAGTACGTGCTGCGCAACTACCTCGCCCAGGAGGCGATCGATGCCGCTCATGCTGGCGACAACTCGAAGGTGCACGCGCTGCTCGACGTGATGCGGCGGCCCTTCGATGAGCAACCGGGGCGCGAGGCCTACGCGGCCAGGCGGCCCGATTGGGCGAGATCCAAGCCAGGGTGCTCGGCGCTCTCCTGCAGCTCCTGA
- a CDS encoding alpha/beta hydrolase: MHPLGMSLGHDGIIYVPPGYRPDHPAPLAVMLHGAGGSARHGLDLLRPLADDANLILVAPGSQGPTWDVIVEDFGPDVHAIDEALAHTFEQYAVDPARVAMGGFSDGASYALSLGLGNGDLFRHILAFSPGFAVPPRQLGTPRIFMSHGTQDRVLPIDKCSRRLVRVFERAGYDVNYREFEGPHVVPEEMMREAVHWWLEGTVH, translated from the coding sequence ATGCATCCGCTCGGAATGAGTCTCGGACATGATGGAATCATCTACGTGCCCCCCGGCTACAGGCCGGACCATCCCGCCCCGCTCGCGGTGATGCTCCACGGAGCGGGGGGCTCGGCCCGGCACGGACTGGACCTGCTCCGGCCCCTGGCCGATGACGCGAACCTGATCCTCGTGGCACCGGGCTCGCAGGGCCCCACCTGGGATGTGATCGTGGAGGACTTCGGGCCGGACGTGCACGCCATTGACGAGGCGCTCGCGCACACCTTCGAGCAGTACGCGGTGGACCCCGCGCGGGTGGCCATGGGCGGCTTCTCCGACGGGGCCTCGTACGCGCTCTCGCTCGGGCTCGGGAATGGGGACTTGTTCCGGCACATCCTTGCTTTCTCACCGGGCTTCGCCGTGCCGCCCAGGCAGTTGGGGACGCCGCGCATCTTCATGTCCCATGGCACCCAGGATCGGGTGCTCCCCATCGACAAGTGCAGCCGTCGGCTCGTGCGAGTGTTCGAGCGCGCCGGCTACGACGTGAACTACCGCGAGTTCGAGGGGCCACACGTCGTCCCCGAGGAGATGATGCGCGAGGCGGTGCACTGGTGGCTGGAAGGGACGGTCCACTAG
- a CDS encoding YciI family protein — translation MAYMLLIMESGEKRRSRPKEEGRRAMERMLRFSEDLKARGVFKLGESLRSDAEGVRIEVRGGKRTFSDGPFTEAKEIVGGVFLLDCRTREEALAIANECPAVEWATVEVRELGPCHGD, via the coding sequence ATGGCGTACATGCTGTTGATCATGGAGTCCGGAGAGAAGAGGCGGAGCCGCCCGAAGGAAGAGGGGCGTCGCGCGATGGAGCGGATGCTCCGCTTCTCCGAGGACCTCAAGGCCCGCGGCGTGTTCAAGCTCGGTGAATCGCTCCGGTCCGATGCCGAAGGGGTGCGGATCGAGGTCCGCGGCGGCAAGCGCACCTTCAGCGATGGTCCGTTCACCGAGGCCAAGGAGATCGTCGGAGGCGTCTTCCTCCTCGATTGTCGAACCCGGGAGGAAGCGCTCGCGATCGCCAACGAGTGTCCCGCGGTCGAGTGGGCCACCGTCGAGGTGCGCGAGCTCGGCCCCTGCCACGGAGACTGA
- a CDS encoding DEAD/DEAH box helicase — protein sequence MRTPTDRQLPPDHDAFVSAEPPTGRVIVIAPTRAACETIELALGLRLETYLEKHHGPRVRELARAGKGFGIVAGTGTGKTLAIRLIAEELVGQGGTTPLRVGVVNREREATPDTPTWNVIIVTTGIARRWFQNGDILPHDTLVIDEIHQTSAELELCLALGKRVGCRFIWLSATVDPALYARYLNSADVLEVQAFDPRKVATVVVEDRQPLAFLDEAFLSAVEKGQRGVGLFLPTRAAVEQVAQHVRTHWPRIHAAYYHGGEPIRAIRPFLEGTAPRPFLLAMTAAGQSALNVQGLDTLVIDDTRFANLVERGRGVLTRIHLGNNELLQMAGRVHGRVEGGRIFILSNRDIDFFALRPTEPEFQLAGDPERVALTAAALGVRADALDLPVPLDRVAYDRVFQRLRERGIVDAQGRLSSYGRAVEALPVERAWAELIVNGEDALLPYLAVCSAIESLHRMTREERDLEGVLVTGSDHLTAYNLYAEAYREAGFIGEVYGLPRHLFHAEKMERWAERRGVLVKAIEDAALVMAGVYRSVGVGLPEHMPFAGDRVYRRFAELLARFMPFDLTIDEQTASGEQARVAKTSVCGSWGAVAGMLRYFADRSGNPHASIEGTHIPLDILTKYARRTDAELTYDPWHMSLVLEWRMEYAGFELEREIEVLRAWGPELAERARHALAEALGRGEAEHPAVRRNQPAIDEVRELWRRSGGRTAKLGVPELTSLYEARLEGVTTMDELDARPLVLDLDALVPPGTREQLLSLPDAVSIRDLEVDLDYEVEEDEAGQPVGVVRLHLPEKLARTLVEEELPLFDRPVRFVVGRGRRGALRADTLLELQELLDMPWMPEELEMVRDPGGGGRAGRGRGARRPRR from the coding sequence GTGCGTACGCCGACCGATCGCCAGCTGCCTCCCGACCATGACGCCTTCGTCTCCGCCGAGCCGCCGACGGGGCGCGTCATCGTCATCGCCCCCACGCGCGCGGCGTGCGAGACCATCGAACTCGCGCTCGGGCTGCGCCTCGAGACCTACCTCGAGAAGCACCACGGACCCCGGGTGCGCGAGCTGGCGCGTGCTGGGAAGGGCTTTGGCATCGTGGCCGGGACGGGGACCGGAAAGACGCTCGCCATCCGGCTCATCGCCGAGGAGCTCGTCGGCCAGGGAGGCACGACTCCTCTCAGGGTCGGCGTGGTGAACCGTGAGCGTGAGGCGACACCCGACACGCCCACCTGGAACGTCATCATCGTGACGACGGGCATCGCGCGGCGCTGGTTCCAGAATGGCGACATCCTGCCTCACGACACGCTCGTCATCGACGAGATCCACCAGACGTCGGCGGAGCTCGAGCTCTGCCTGGCGCTCGGCAAGCGCGTGGGCTGCCGCTTCATCTGGCTCTCCGCCACTGTGGACCCGGCGCTCTACGCGCGCTACCTGAACAGCGCCGACGTGCTCGAGGTCCAGGCGTTCGATCCGAGGAAGGTGGCCACCGTCGTGGTCGAGGACAGGCAACCGCTCGCGTTTCTCGATGAGGCGTTCCTCTCCGCCGTGGAGAAGGGGCAGCGCGGGGTAGGGCTCTTCCTCCCCACGCGGGCGGCGGTCGAGCAGGTGGCCCAGCACGTACGCACCCACTGGCCGCGCATCCACGCGGCGTACTACCACGGCGGAGAACCGATCCGCGCCATCCGGCCGTTCCTCGAGGGGACGGCGCCCCGGCCCTTCCTCCTGGCCATGACGGCCGCGGGGCAGAGCGCGCTCAACGTGCAGGGGCTCGACACCCTCGTCATCGATGACACGCGCTTCGCCAATCTCGTCGAGCGCGGGCGGGGCGTGCTCACGCGCATCCACCTCGGGAACAACGAGCTGCTCCAGATGGCCGGGCGCGTGCATGGCCGCGTCGAGGGCGGACGCATCTTCATCCTGAGCAACCGGGACATCGACTTCTTCGCGCTCCGCCCGACGGAGCCCGAGTTCCAGCTCGCCGGAGACCCGGAGCGCGTGGCACTCACCGCCGCCGCTCTTGGCGTGCGGGCCGATGCGTTGGATCTCCCCGTACCGCTCGACCGCGTGGCCTACGACCGCGTGTTCCAGCGGCTGCGGGAGCGCGGCATCGTCGACGCCCAGGGAAGGCTCTCGTCCTACGGCCGCGCGGTCGAGGCACTCCCGGTGGAGCGGGCCTGGGCGGAGCTGATCGTCAATGGAGAGGACGCGCTGCTTCCCTACCTCGCCGTGTGCAGCGCCATCGAGTCGCTCCACCGGATGACGCGCGAGGAGCGCGACCTGGAGGGCGTGCTGGTCACCGGGAGCGACCACCTCACCGCCTACAACCTCTACGCCGAGGCGTACCGCGAGGCGGGCTTCATCGGCGAAGTGTACGGGCTACCGCGTCACCTGTTCCACGCGGAGAAGATGGAGCGCTGGGCCGAGCGGCGCGGCGTGCTGGTGAAGGCCATCGAGGACGCGGCGCTGGTGATGGCGGGCGTCTACCGGAGCGTGGGCGTCGGGCTGCCCGAGCACATGCCGTTCGCGGGGGACCGAGTGTACCGCCGCTTCGCCGAGCTGCTCGCGCGCTTCATGCCCTTCGACCTCACCATCGACGAGCAGACGGCCTCGGGCGAGCAGGCGCGTGTCGCGAAGACGAGCGTGTGCGGAAGTTGGGGCGCGGTGGCGGGGATGCTCCGCTACTTCGCCGACCGCTCGGGCAACCCGCACGCCTCCATCGAGGGCACGCACATCCCGCTCGACATCCTGACGAAGTACGCGCGCCGCACCGATGCCGAACTCACCTATGACCCGTGGCACATGTCGCTCGTGCTCGAGTGGCGCATGGAGTACGCCGGCTTCGAGCTGGAGCGCGAGATCGAGGTGCTCCGCGCGTGGGGACCGGAGCTGGCGGAGCGCGCACGGCATGCGCTCGCCGAGGCGCTGGGACGAGGCGAGGCGGAGCACCCGGCGGTGCGCCGCAACCAGCCGGCCATCGACGAGGTGCGAGAGCTGTGGCGCCGCTCGGGCGGACGCACGGCGAAGCTCGGGGTGCCGGAGTTGACCTCCCTCTACGAGGCGCGGCTCGAGGGGGTCACCACGATGGACGAGCTCGACGCGCGTCCATTGGTGCTGGACCTGGACGCACTGGTTCCGCCCGGGACGCGCGAGCAGCTCCTGTCGTTGCCAGACGCGGTGAGCATCCGCGACCTCGAAGTGGACCTGGACTACGAAGTGGAGGAGGACGAGGCGGGACAGCCCGTGGGGGTGGTGCGGCTCCACCTGCCGGAGAAGCTCGCGCGCACGCTCGTGGAGGAGGAGCTCCCGTTGTTCGACCGGCCCGTGCGCTTCGTCGTGGGCCGAGGCCGGCGTGGCGCGCTGCGGGCCGACACGCTGCTCGAGCTGCAGGAACTGCTCGACATGCCGTGGATGCCCGAGGAGCTCGAGATGGTACGTGACCCGGGCGGTGGTGGGCGTGCGGGGCGGGGCAGGGGAGCCCGGCGCCCGCGACGCTGA